Within Flavobacterium pisciphilum, the genomic segment TAAATGATATTAGAACTCTCACTATGTGAGAGTTTTTTTTGTTGGTTATAATTTTCTTTATTTAAGAAAATTAAGACAATACGTTTAGAATTTTTTTTGTAATTTTCAAGTCTTTTAAAAATTTTTCAAATACCAGTATTTGAAAGGAAATAATTGAATATAATGAATACAATCACAGCCGCAATAACCGCTGTTGGAGCTTATGTTCCAGACTTTGTACTTTCAAACAAAGTCTTAGAAACTATGGTAGATACCAACGATGAATGGATCACTACCCGCACCGGAATAAAAGAAAGAAGAATTCTTAAAGATACTGATAAAGGAACCTCATTCCTTGCTATAAAAGCAGCACAAGATTTAATAGCCAAAGCTAATATTGATCCATTGGAGATTGATATGATAATAATGGCAACAGCTACAGCAGATATGCCAGTAGCTTCTACAGGAGTTTATGTGGCTACAGAAATTGGAGCAACAAATGCTTTTGCATATGATTTACAAGCAGCTTGTTCTAGTTTCCTTTACGGAATGTCTACAGCAGCAGCATATATTCAATCAGGTAGATACAAAAAAGTATTACTAATAGGAGCAGATAAAATGTCTTCGATAGTAGATTATACAGATAGGTCTACTTGTATTATATTTGGAGATGGAGCAGGAGCAGTTTTGTTTGAACCAAATTATGAAGGTTTAGGATTGCAAGACGAATACTTGCGAAGTGATGGAGTTGGTCGTGATTTTTTAAAAATACCAGCTGGAGGATCTTTAATTCCTACTTCTTTAGAAACAGTTCAGAATAACAGACATAATATTATACAAGACGGGAAAACCGTTTTTAAATATGCTGTTACTAATATGGCAGATGCAAGTGAATTAATTCTTAAGAGAAATAATTTAACAAATCAAGATGTAAATTGGTTAGTTCCGCATCAGGCAAACAAACGTATTATTGATGCAACTGCAAGCAGAATGGACTTAGAAGACTCAAAAGTATTAATGAATATCGAAAGATATGGTAATACAACATCGGCTACATTGCCATTGGTACTTAGTGATTTTGAGCATTTACTAAAAAAAGGAGATAACATTATTTTTGCCGCTTTTGGAGGTGGATTCACATGGGGATCTATTTACTTAAAATGGGCTTACGATAAAAAATAAATTTAAACTAAAAACGAATATTATGGATTTAAAAGAAATTCAAAACCTAATCAAATTTGTAGCAAATTCGGGAGTTGCTGAAGTAAAGTTGGAGATGGATGATGTTAAAATCACTATCAGAACTACTTTAGAAGGTAATGTAACTGAAACCACGTATGTTCAACAATTGCCTACTCAAGCAACTTTACCGCAAGCTGTAGTGCCACAGCAAGTTGTGCCAGTAGTAACAACTACAGAAGCTCCAG encodes:
- a CDS encoding beta-ketoacyl-ACP synthase III yields the protein MNTITAAITAVGAYVPDFVLSNKVLETMVDTNDEWITTRTGIKERRILKDTDKGTSFLAIKAAQDLIAKANIDPLEIDMIIMATATADMPVASTGVYVATEIGATNAFAYDLQAACSSFLYGMSTAAAYIQSGRYKKVLLIGADKMSSIVDYTDRSTCIIFGDGAGAVLFEPNYEGLGLQDEYLRSDGVGRDFLKIPAGGSLIPTSLETVQNNRHNIIQDGKTVFKYAVTNMADASELILKRNNLTNQDVNWLVPHQANKRIIDATASRMDLEDSKVLMNIERYGNTTSATLPLVLSDFEHLLKKGDNIIFAAFGGGFTWGSIYLKWAYDKK